Part of the Granulicella cerasi genome is shown below.
GGCTGGGATGGTGGCGATCCGCTACACCGACCACGAAGCGTTCGTGCGCGAGATGTCCGCACCTGGGCTTGCGGAGTTGCTCAAGCCTTAAGGCCCGATCGCTTGAGGCTTCGCTGAAATCTTTCTCGCGAAGCGCTCCCAGATCGGGACATTCCACAAAAAATCCGTACACTGTACGAAGATCAGACACAATCTAAACTCCATCTTCCATTGGTATAGAAGGACAGGCTGCACCTTGCGCTTCGCCGCAGCCACTTGCCACGATGAAGAACATCATTCGACGTACGTTCGCGTTTGCCGTGCTCTTTGGTTGCGCAATTCTGGCCGCAGCACAGGCCACCAATAATTCTCAGAGCCTCGCCACGCAAGGCTTGCTCGCGGCCAACGGCAAGGGCGGCTTCAAGGCTGCAGCCTTCCTCCCCGATGGCAGCCTTGTGCTGCTCGTCGATCAAGGCGATGGCCTTCGCCTGCGCAAGACGGATGCGAGCGCCACAACTCTCCTCGCCAGTGCGCAACAAGGTGCTGCAGGCGATGCGGGCATCGCGATGGCGACCGACGCCACAGGCAATATCTACGTCACCGGCACGAGCACCTCGGGTCAGTTGAACGGTACAGCGGGCGTTGCCTTTCCCTCTCGCGCCGACACTTCGACGAACTCCTTCCTCGCGAAGTTCGATAGCAATCTCAATCTGTTGTTCCTCAGCTTCCTGGGATCTGGCAGGACCGCCGCCACAGCCATCGCCGTGACGAATGATGCTCTCTTCGTCACAGGCGTCACCTACAACACCGCATTTCCCGTAACGGCCGCTGGCATTCAGCAAACGCCCGCGAGCGGAAGCAGTGGTAACGGCTTCGTGGAGCGTTTCACGACAAACGGCTCAACGCTCGTGTATGCGACGTACCTCACAGGCGTCGGCGGCAGCACGTCCCCTGCGGCCCTCGCGGCCGACAGCAGCGACAACGCTTATGTCGCTGGCACCACCACCTCGAGCGGTTATCCCACGCTGAACGCGCTGGCGCCAGCGATCTTTGGCGCAACCTCGGGCTTCCTCTCCAAACTCACGCCAGCAGGCGACGGCTTCCTCTTCTCCACATTCGTGGCTGGCGGTGGTCTCACGAGCCTCGCGTATGACGCGAGCAGTAGTACGCTGCTCGCCAGCGGCAGCTTCGCGCTGGGGCAATTCCCCATTGGCAACGTCAGCGGCCCTCTAGTAGCGACGAGTTACCAATCCTTCGCAAGGCTCTCGCTCGACGGGCAAAGCATCGTATCGTCGGGCGTCGTTGCTCCCGGAAATGCATCGCTCATCACTCCGGGAAGCAACGGCACAGCGTGGGTGGCTGGCGCGCTTTCCCTGCCGTTCTTCGGCGCGAATGCGACACCGCTTGCGCCCTTTGGTGACAGCTTCCTCGCACACCTCACCGCAGACGGCACTCTCGACAAGACCGCTCGTACCGGCGCGATGCAAGCCGACAACGCGGCCTACGCAGGCGCGAGCACGCAAGCGTTCGCACCTGCGATCTCCGGCAGTCTCGTCGCCCTTCCTCTGCAGCTCACGACTTCGCTTGACCCCTCACTGGTCGCAAGCGAACGCTTTGACCTGCCATTTTTGAACGCCCCGAGTAACGCGCTGCCATCGACCGCGAGAGACGCCGTCAGCAGTTGCACCAGCGGACGCTGCACTGCCACCTCAGGACTGCTGGCCGAATGGAACTTCGCAGCCAACGCGCCGTCGCTCACGCTCTCTACTGACGACTTGCCGAACGTCACGCTGCGCAATCAAGGTTCTACAGCGGCGACGGGGATCGCGATCGCCGTGAGCGGCTACACGCAATGGAACAACTGCGGCGCAACGCTCGACGTAGCGGCGCAATGCAGCATCGCGCTCTCCGGAAGCGGTCCAGGAACGCTGACCGTCTCAGCGTCGAACGCGACCGCTGCAAGCGCGAGCCTGGGAACGACAACGCTGAGCGCAGATCCGATTGCGCTCTCCAGCAACGAGCTCGACTTCGGCGTATCCACCGCAAGCGTTCCCACGGCACGCACACTGACGATCACCAACCTCACAGCGTCCACGGTGACCTTCTCGTCAGGAGCGGATGGTGGCAGCTCTACAAAGTACAGCCTCGCGGAAAGCAGCTCCGACTGCGCATCCGGCGGATCGGCTGGCAAGCACAGCCTCGCCGCCAACGCAGTCTGTCACCTCACGCTAACGCTGACAGCCTCGAGCAGTGCAAGCAACGATGGCATCGTCTCCGCAACGTGGCTCGTCGGCACTCGCGACGTCGCGCTCACCGGCTTCACACAGGCCGCCGCGTTATCGCTCTCCGCCACAGAGCTCGACTTCGGCACGCAGTATAGCGGCGCGAACGCTCTGCGGTTGCCGCGCTATCTCTTTCTCTCCAACAGCACCGATGCTGCGCTGCCCCACACGTCGTTGACGCTTCCGTCCACGACAGCGTTCACCGCAACAGACGCGTGCCCCGCGTCGCTTGCTCCACACAGCGTCTGCCGCATCACGTTCGGCTACAACGCGGGCACGGCCCCCTCGCGCGACACACTGACGGTGAGCGTCGACGGCATTGCAGTCCTGCTGACTGGAACCACGCTGCAGCCTGCAAGCGTGAACGGGAGCACCGCCAACCCGAACCTGAGCGTTACGCCGACAACTCTGAACTTCGCAACAGACGTTGCAGTGACGAGTGTTTCGACCGCGAGCCAAACGGTTACGGTCAAGAACTCCGGCAGCGCTGCCATGGCACTAAGCATTGCCTCCAGCAGCGAGTTCCCGATCGTGAACGGTTGCCCAGCCAGCCTTGCCGGAAGCGCGTCATGCACGTTGAGCGTCAGCTTTGCGCCAGCGAACGCAGGCACGCGACAAGGGCTGCTCGCGATCGCCGGCGGAAGTGGTTTTGCTCCCGTCTATGTGAGCTTGAGCGGCACAGGGACTGCGTTGCTCGCAGCGAACAATGGCACACTCGACCTCGGCCAGACCTACGTCGGCGAGCCGCTCGTGGCCTGGTACAAAGTGCAGCAGGCTTACAGCACGCTCAGCGCGACCGTCTCCGGTACAGGATACGGAATCGCCTTCGTGAATGACGCGGGCAGCGGACACGGATCGCTCTCCGCATCCAGCTTTGCGACGAGCGCCAGCATCAACTGCTCCAACTGCTGGATCGGCATCCAGATGCTGCCCGGAGCGGCAGGGGCACAAGCCGGAACTCTCTCCTTCACCTCGAGCAGCGGAGGCAACGCGTACGTCGTTGGCCTTACGGCGACGGCGCTCCCTGTTCAGGGCCTGCTGCTCACGCCGCTCACGCAAGACTTCGGCACGATCAACGTCGGATCATCCACGCCCCCTGTCACCTTCACGCTCGCTAACCTTGTGGGGAGCGCGGCTCTCGCCAATATCCAGAGCGTCACGACGACCGGCGACTTCATCGTCGCGACAAACACGACCGGTGGCCCATCCTGCTCAGGCGCACTCGCGTCCACAGCCGCTTGCTACATCAACGTCATCTTCGCGCCGACAGCTCTCGGCCAGCGTACAGGCACGCTCACGGTCACGACGGATCAGGGCGCGGTCACCGCCGCGCTCGCGGGCTACGCGTCTGCAAGCGCCGGTGTCTCCGTTACGCCATCTTCCCTCAACTTCGACAACATTCCGGGGAGTGCAGCCACGCAGCAGACGCTCACGCTTTCCAACACAGGACAGACGAGCGTTCTCATCGGCACACCAAGCTCCTCAAGCAGCGCGTTTGCCATCAGCACCCTTTGCAATTCACTCGCGGCGGGATCCCTCTGCACGATGAGCGTCACGTTCACACCACAAGCAGGGCCTACTAGTGGGACGCTTACGATCCCCGTCACCACCACGGCGAACGGCCAAACGCTGACCAGCAATCTTTATGTCGCGCTGAATGGGGATTACGCGGCCGTCACAGCGGGCCTTCGCATCCTGCCGGACGTCTCAAATTTCGGCGCCCAAGCCACCAGTACTCTCGGCCTGACGCGCCAGTTCACTGTAATGAACTTCTCGCCAAAGGCGCTGGCGCTCCATCTCACGATGCCGCAGCAGTTCCCTCTCAGCACAGCCTCCAACTGCGCGACTCTCGCCCCCTCCAGCTCCTGCGTTTTCTCAGCGAGTTTTCTGCCGAACGTGACCGGCGAAGCGACAGGCAGTATCTACGTGGACGGCGTACCCACCGACGGAACCGCCACGCTCGAGGCGCTCAGCTACCTGATCGGCTACGGCAACGGCAGCGGCTCTCTGCAGATTTCCGGCAGTACGCTCATCCCCACAGTCGGACTCTCCTTTGGGCAACTGAGCTCCGGGCAAAGCGCACAGCAAGCGATCACGCTCACCAACGTCGGCAGCGCTTCCGTCGCCATTCATCACATCAGCAGCGAACCGCCGTTCTTCAGCACAACGACCTGCGGTGCGACACTTGCTACCAATGCCAGCTGCAACGTGAGCATCAACTATGCGCCGACGTACTCATCAAGCAGTGGTACGGCCGCACTCCCGCAGACAGCGACACTGACCGTCGACAGCGACGCTGCATCTTCACCGAACACGTTAAACATGACCGGCACAGTGCTTCCAACGACCTCCGCTGGAAGCACTGCAGTGCTCTCCACTTACAGCCTGAGCCAGGGAGCACTGACCTTCAGCAACACAACGGTCGGGAACATCTCGCCGGTACAAACGATTACGCTCACGAACACCGGCAACATGACGTTGCACCTCTCGCAGATACTCACTCCTGCGGACTTCCAAAGTACTTCAACCTGTTCGACGGTGCTCGCGGGCGCAAGCTGCAACATCAACGTGAGCTTTGCTCCCACAACCGCGTCGACATCGACCATCCGCTCGGGGGCGTTACAAATCGCCTCTGACTCGACGAACTCGCTACAGTACGTAACGCTGGTCGGCACCTCGTCCGCCGCGCCGCTTACGCTCTCGCCAACCGTACTGGACTTCGGCGCCGTGAACGTCAACGGCGCCAGTACGCTCAACGTCATCGCTACCAACACCGCCGCCACGCCTGTCGTCTTCAACAATGTCACTGTCAGCGGGGACTACACCACAGCGCGCGGCACCTGCCCGCTCAATGGAGATTCCCTCGCCGCCGGATCGAATTGCGCGCTCACCGTCACCTTCAAGCCCACAGCCGTCGGAACCCACACCGGTGCCTTGCAGCTTGCGACGAATGCGACACAGCAAGCGCTCACGGTCTCGCTCACGGGCATCGGAGTAAGCGGCCAACTGCTTGCATCGCCCAGCGCACTCAGCTTTGGCAACATCCTCGTCGGTGTCACCTCACAGCTCACGCTCACGCTGACGAACTCCGGGCAGGCGTCTGTCACGGGTATTCGATCTGCCATGATTGGAAGCAACGCAGCAGACTTTACCGTGGTCTCGCCGTGTAGTGTCACCGCGCTGGCACCGAACCAGGGCTGCACGTTGGTCGTGGCGTTCACCCCCTCCGCTGCGATCGCTGAGTCCGCAACCCTGAGTCTCGCGAGCAGCGATCCCAACACACCGCTGACGATTCCGCTGACGGGCACGGGCTTCGCCGGCAGTGGAAGCTTTACGCTCACAGCCACCGGTGGCCTCAGCACCGCTGCAGCGACGGTGAAGACGGGCTTCCCAGCCGCGTATGGGCTCACGCTTACGCCAAGCGGAGGCTACGCGGGCGAAGTGACGCTCACCTGCACGGCGCTCGTGGCTGTGCCTTATGCAGGCTGCTCGCTAGTGCCATCGCGTGTCACGCTCAACGGACCTACCGCGCAGAGCATCACCGCAAACATCACCACCGTCACATCGATGGCGACACGCAAGCTGGCGTTGACGTCGTTCTTCACTTTGCTGATTGCGAGCACTTTCGCAGTTCGCCGACGGCGAGTACCGTGGCTCGTGTGCTGTGTTCTGCTGACGGCGCTGACCGTGACAAACGGCTGCGGCGGCGGAGCCTCGGGCAATCCGAATCTCCGCTACACCCCAGCCGGAACGTACCAGTATCAGATCACGGCAAGTTCTACGAACGGCAGCAATGTCTCGAGCACCGTAACGCTGAGTCTTACCGTGCAGTAGTCGCGTGGAGCGGAACCTGCTCGACGATTTCGATTCCAAACCCGTGCAGCGCAGGCGCGTGGGTCGGGTGGTTCGTCAGCAGTCGGATGCGACGCACGCCGAGGTCAGAGAGGATCTGTCCGCCAAGGCCGGTCTCGCGCAGAATGCGCTGCGAGGTCGCCGCATTGCCAGCAGCCGCCACAGAAGGACGTCCCTGCTCGCGGCGATGGAAGCCGAGGCGATGTGCGGCAGAGTCCACGGTGTAGCCACGTTGTCCGTTGTGCAGATACACCAACGCACCACGCCCAGCTTCTACGATCGCCTTCAGGCTGGCGTCCACGCTGTCGCGGCAATCGCATAGCGTCGAACCGAAGACCGATCCCATAACGCAGTGCGTATGCACGCGCACCAGCACAGGCTCATCGGAGTGCGCGTCGATGTCGCCGTACACCAATGCCAGATGAGATTCACGCTCGGACGAGCCGCCAATGCCCGCCTCAGACTCGAACGCAATCGTGCGGAACTCGCCATGCTCGGTCGGCAGTTGCGACTCACCAACGCGATGCACGTAGCGCTCATGCTGCATGCGATAGCGAATCAACTCCGCCACCGTCACCAGCTTCAGATCGTGCTCGGCACAGAAGAGCTTGAGGTCCGGCAGACGCGCCATCTCGCCGTCATCATTGATGATTTCGCAGATCACGCCCGCAGGAATCAGTCCTGCCATGCGCGCCAGATCAACCGAGGCTTCGGTTTGGCCAGCGCGAACAAGCACGCCGCCCTTCTTCGCGCGCAGCGGAAAGACATGACCCGGACGCGATAGATCCTGCGGCGTCGATCCCGGTGCAATCGCCACCTGGATGGTGTGTGCGCGGTCGGCGGCGGAGATACCCGTCGTCACGCCTTCGCGCGCTTCGATCGAAACCGTGAACGCTGTACCAAAGCGCGAAGAGTTTTCAGGAACCATGGGGTCGAGACGCAGTGCGTCGGCGCGCTCCTCGGTAAGCGTCAGGCAGATCAGGCCGCGGCCGTACTTCGCCATGAAGTTGATCGTCTCCTGCGTCGCAAACTCAGCGGCCAGCGTGAGGTCGCCCTCATTCTCGCGGTCTTCATCGTCGATCACGACGACCATCTTGCCCGCGCGCATATCGGCGATCGCTTCTTCGACGCTCGAAAAGCCTACTTCCACTTCGCTCATACCCACTCTCTCCGCTCAAACGAAACGGCACGGCATAAGATCGCCGCGCCGATTTCTCATTCACTTGTTTGGATGCTCCAGCCTACAGCGTCGACTCAATCTCAAAGCCCCACGCCTCCAGCAGCGCCTCGGGGATGTACTTCGAGTTCTTGTTGCGACGAGCCCACTCGCGAAGACGCGTGGAGCGGATGTACTGGTCCGGCGTCAGCTTGTATTCCTTGACGACCTGCTCAAAGGACGTGATGGTCGGGATGACGGGGCCGATCGGCTCCGGCTTACCCCAGTTTGGGTTACCGCGACGTTTTGCCATGAAGATCCTTTCTGCTGGTTGCGCTCCGGAAATTGCACATCGGACGCAACAGTTTATGATACCCCGATTCGCCCTTCAAACTCAACTCCTGCGCGGCTTTCCAGCACTTGTGCGCACGCTTGTATCTGCATCGATTCCCTTCCGCTGCCTACGCTTCGCAGCGGTGAACATTATGCGAAGATATCGAAGGCAGACATGGCTCAAAACAGTACTCAACGCGATCTCCCTCAACTGCTGCACGAGGTCTTCGGACATCGCGAGTTCCGTCCGCATCAGCAGAAGGTCTGCGAAGCGGGCGCGGAGGGCCGCGATGTGCTCGTCGTGATGCCCACGGGCGCTGGCAAGAGTCTCTGCTATCAGCTTCCGGCCCTCGCGCGCGGCGGCACAGCGCTCGTCATCTCCCCGCTCATCGCGCTGATGGACGACCAGGCCACGAAGCTCGAGTCGCTCGGCCTCCGCGTGGCGCGCATCCATTCAGGCCGCCCGCGCGAAGAGTCGCGCCAGGCCTGCCGCGACTACCTCACCGGCGAGCTCGACTTCCTCTTCATCGCCCCTGAACGCATGCGCGTCCCCGGCTTCCCGGAGATGCTGGCCAAGCGCAAGCCCGCACTCGTCGCCATCGATGAAGCGCATTGCATCTCGCAATGGGGCCATGACTTCCGCCCCGACTATCGCACCCTCGGGCAGTGGCTTCCGGCCCTGCGTCCGTCGCCGATCATGGCGCTTACCGCGACCGCGACGCCGAGCGTTCAGCGCGACATCGCCGCGCAACTCGACCTGCAGAACCCGGCCATCTTCATCACGGGCTTCCGTCGTGACAATCTCGCCGTTGAAGTCATCGAGATGTCCAAGCCGCAACGCGCTGACTTCGCCGCAAAGCTGCTGAAGGACGACGCCGCACGCCCCGCCATCGTATACGCAGGTTCGCGCAAGCAGGCTGAGGAACTCGCGGACAAACTCGGCCGACACTTCCCTGTCGCCGCCTATCACGCAGGTCTCGACGCCTCTACGCGCGAGCGCGTGCAACGAGCTTTCCTCACTGGCAAGCTCGAAGTCGTCGTTGCGACCGTCGCATTCGGCATGGGCGTCGATAAAGCCGACGTTCGTACGGTCGTCCACGTCGCGCTGCCCGGCTCCGTCGAAGCGTACTACCAGGAGATCGGCCGCGCCGGACGCGATGGGCAGCCTTCGCGCACCGTGCTTCTGCACAATTTCGCCGACCGCAAACTGCAGGAGTTCTTCCTCGAGCGCAACTACCCGCCGACCAACGACCTCGAACGCGTAGCCCGCATTCTGCCGCCGGAGTTCACGCCAATCGACGCGCTGCACAACCTGTTGCGCAAGCAGAAGGACATGATGGACCGCGAGACGCTTGATCGCTCCATCGAAAAGCTGCTCGCCAGCGGACTCGCGCTCATGGACATCGAAGGCAACGTGCGAGATGCGGGCGAATCGGCCGACGGCGGTGCATGGCAGAAGAACTACGAGTTGCAGGTCGCCAGCCGTCGTACGCAGATAGACCGCATGATCCGCTTCGCCGAGTCCACGGACTGTCGCATGAGGATGCTCGTCGAGCACTTCGGCGATCAGAGCGATCGCCAGCAAAGCTGCGGCATCTGCGACATCTGCAATCCCTCCGCCGGGCAGGCCAGCGCGCAACACGTTGCCACCGATGACGAGAAGCGCTCACTGCTCCGCATCCTCGATGCGCTGAGCGACCGCGCCACCTCGACCGGCAAACTCTTCACCGAACTCCGTCTCACCAGCGATCGCAAAGAGTTCGACGCACTGCTCGACGGTCTCGCACGGGCTGGCCTCATTCGCCTCAAGAACGACACCTTCACCAACGGCGAAGGCAAAGAGATCACCTACCGCAAGGCCGAGATCACCCTCGAAGGCCGCGAGCCGGATGACCGCGCACTGAACACCGTTTGGATTCGCGGCACTTCTGTCAGCGGCTCGAAATCATCCTCGCGATCCAAGTCATCCTCGTCCCGCAGCGGTTCCGCGAAACGCGCTCCTGTTGATGATCAGGAAGAGCTCACCGGGGAGAGCGCAGAAACCTTCGAACGTCTCCGCTCCTGGCGCACCGCGACAGCGAAGCCGACGAACACGCCCGCATTCATGATCGTCACCGACAGCGTGTTGCGCGGCCTCGCAAAGGCACGTCCGAAGTCGCTCGCAGACCTGCTCAACATCCACGGCATGGGCCAGGCCAAGATCGATCGCTTCGGTGCGGGCATCCTCGCGGCGATTCGCGGCGAGCACGCTGAAGCGCCCGCGTCCAAAGCCGCCAGGCCGTCAAAGCCATTGCCCAGCAAGCCTGTCGTGGTCACTCGCGCAGAGCCGGCAGCACCGCGCCCGACGAACGCGCCTCAGGCGAGAACCTTCCCCACAGCCAAGCCCGTCGCCACAGTTCGTCAGGAGATCCGGAACTCGCTCACCCCGAAGGTCGCCGACCTCACGCCAGAGCAGAAAAAGCTCGAGACGAGCCTGCGAGAATGGCGCATGGAGCGCGCCCGCGAAGCAGGGCTCCCGACATTTTTCATTGTGAGCGATACCGCGCTCCGCAGCATCGTAGAAGCTAAGCCGAGCAGCATGGACGAACTTCGTTCTCTGCACGGCATCGACCGGGAAAAGATCGAGCGCTTCGGCGCTGACATTGTGGCGATCAGCCGCGCATGAAAGGGATCACCATGGCAGAAGCAGGATTCGGCATCGCAATCATGGCCGCAGGAAAAGGAACGCGACTGAAGTCGCGCCGCCCCAAGGTGCTGCACGAAATTGGCGGCCGCGCCCTGCTGCTGCACGTCATTGCCGTTGCGGAAACGATCGCGCCTGCCAGCGAAATCCTCTGCATCGTCGGCCACGAAGCCGAGCGTGTTCGCTCCGCCGTGGAATCGACCGGCGTCCAGTTCGTACACCAGACCGAGCAGCGCGGCACCGGCCACGCGCTGCAAATGGTGAAGGCGTGGTTCACCACCAGCGGCGCAACATTGCCTGAAAACATCATGGTGCTCTCCGGCGACGTACCGCTGATCAAAGCCGAAACCCTGGCGCGCTTCGCCGCATTCCATCGCGAACATCACGCCGCGATGACGATCCTCACCGCGATCCCCAGCAATCCTTTCGGCTATGGACGCGTAAACCGCAAAGGCGCTGGCGAAGCGGATGTTCTCGGCATCGTCGAGCAGAAGGATCTTCCCAAGGGCGATGCAGGTTCTGCCGAAATCAACTCGGGCATCTACTGCTTCCAAACCGAGAAGCTCTTCGCAAAGCTCGATCAGCTCAACGACAAGAACGCGAGCGGAGAACTCTATCTCACCGACGTTGCAGGTCTGCTCGTCGCGGATGGAGAGAAGGTCGTTGCGACCGTCGCCGACAGCATCGACGAAGTGCTCGGCGCGAACACCATCGCCGAGATGATGCATCTGGACGCAGCGATGCGCCTCGACACAGCTCGCAAACTAATGGCGCAGGGCGTCACGATTTTCCGCCCCGAAACCTGCGTCATCGACTCCACCGTCACCGTAGGCCCTGACACGGTCCTCGAGCCGTATGTGCAGCTCCTCGGCAAAACGACCATTGGCACCGAGAGCCGTATCCGCTCATACTCCGTTGTGAAAGATTCGACGATCGGCGACAACGTCCTGCTGCGCAACGGCTGCATTCTCGAAGACTCAATCATCGGCGATGGCGCTCTGCTCGGGCCCTATGCGCACCTTCGCCCCGGCAGCGACATCGGCCCCGCGGCGCACGTCGGCAACTTCGTGGAAACGAAGAAGGTGAAGCTCGGCAAGGGCTCGAAGGCTAACCATCTGAACTACCTCGGCGATGCCGTCATCGGCGAAGGCGTCAACATCGGCGCGGGCGCGATCACCTGCAACTACGATGGCGTGCACAAGCACCAGACCACCATCGGCAACGGCGTTTTCGTCGGCTCCGACTCCACGCTCGTGGCTCCGGTCACCCTTGGTGACGGCTCTTACGTAGCGGCAGGCTCGTGCATTACAGATGACGTGCCCGCCGATGCGCTCGCACTGGGGCGCTCACGCCAAACGACCAAAGAAGGCTGGGTGAGCGCTCGCCGCAAGAAGCGTGAAGAGCTCGAGCCGAAGTAATTCTCAGCCGGCTGTGCCGTTTCGCGACACTCCGCAACGAATCGCGGCTTTGCCGATATAGACCGTGTTGGCGCTTCTCTGGCGCCGATTCTTACGAGGTCTACGCAGGCACATGAGCGCACTTTTCCCCAGTCGAGAACACATCCTGCTCGTCGAGCCAGACGGTCAGGCGCGCCTGGAAATGCTCGCGCTGCTCCGCACCAGCGGCCATGAGACCGCCGTCGCAGACACGGCCGCCTCCGCGCTCAGCTATCTTTACCGCCACCCGAACTGCCGCATCGTCCTGACCGAGGCCGCGCTGCCCGACCGCAGCGGCTTCCGCCTGCTGGATGACATTCGCCGCGCACACTTCGGCGTGGCCGTCGTCATCATGACGGCGAATCGCCATCCGCATCTTGCAATCCAGGCCTTCCGCCGCGGCGCAGCGGACATCCTCTTCAAGCCACTCACGCACTCGCTCACCAGCAACGTGCTCGAGAGCCTTCGCCTGCAGGAGCACACCCGCCGGCAGACCTTCAGCTACGTGCGTCAGCTCGAAAGCCTTGTCCACCACCGGACCAGCAAGCTTGAAGAGATCATGGAAGACCTCGAGCGCTCCTACGACATCACCATCGAAGCGATGGGCGATGCGCTCGACATGCGCGACGAAGAGACCGAAGGCCACTCCAAACGAGTCACGGCGTACACCGTGGCTCTTGCACGGCACATGAACCTCGATCGCGGGCAGCTCAAGACGATCGCCCGCGGGGCCTTTCTCCACGACATCGGCAAGATCGCGATCCCCGACTCCATCCTGC
Proteins encoded:
- the ribB gene encoding 3,4-dihydroxy-2-butanone-4-phosphate synthase, translating into MSEVEVGFSSVEEAIADMRAGKMVVVIDDEDRENEGDLTLAAEFATQETINFMAKYGRGLICLTLTEERADALRLDPMVPENSSRFGTAFTVSIEAREGVTTGISAADRAHTIQVAIAPGSTPQDLSRPGHVFPLRAKKGGVLVRAGQTEASVDLARMAGLIPAGVICEIINDDGEMARLPDLKLFCAEHDLKLVTVAELIRYRMQHERYVHRVGESQLPTEHGEFRTIAFESEAGIGGSSERESHLALVYGDIDAHSDEPVLVRVHTHCVMGSVFGSTLCDCRDSVDASLKAIVEAGRGALVYLHNGQRGYTVDSAAHRLGFHRREQGRPSVAAAGNAATSQRILRETGLGGQILSDLGVRRIRLLTNHPTHAPALHGFGIEIVEQVPLHATTAR
- a CDS encoding RecQ family ATP-dependent DNA helicase — protein: MAQNSTQRDLPQLLHEVFGHREFRPHQQKVCEAGAEGRDVLVVMPTGAGKSLCYQLPALARGGTALVISPLIALMDDQATKLESLGLRVARIHSGRPREESRQACRDYLTGELDFLFIAPERMRVPGFPEMLAKRKPALVAIDEAHCISQWGHDFRPDYRTLGQWLPALRPSPIMALTATATPSVQRDIAAQLDLQNPAIFITGFRRDNLAVEVIEMSKPQRADFAAKLLKDDAARPAIVYAGSRKQAEELADKLGRHFPVAAYHAGLDASTRERVQRAFLTGKLEVVVATVAFGMGVDKADVRTVVHVALPGSVEAYYQEIGRAGRDGQPSRTVLLHNFADRKLQEFFLERNYPPTNDLERVARILPPEFTPIDALHNLLRKQKDMMDRETLDRSIEKLLASGLALMDIEGNVRDAGESADGGAWQKNYELQVASRRTQIDRMIRFAESTDCRMRMLVEHFGDQSDRQQSCGICDICNPSAGQASAQHVATDDEKRSLLRILDALSDRATSTGKLFTELRLTSDRKEFDALLDGLARAGLIRLKNDTFTNGEGKEITYRKAEITLEGREPDDRALNTVWIRGTSVSGSKSSSRSKSSSSRSGSAKRAPVDDQEELTGESAETFERLRSWRTATAKPTNTPAFMIVTDSVLRGLAKARPKSLADLLNIHGMGQAKIDRFGAGILAAIRGEHAEAPASKAARPSKPLPSKPVVVTRAEPAAPRPTNAPQARTFPTAKPVATVRQEIRNSLTPKVADLTPEQKKLETSLREWRMERAREAGLPTFFIVSDTALRSIVEAKPSSMDELRSLHGIDREKIERFGADIVAISRA
- a CDS encoding choice-of-anchor D domain-containing protein, coding for MKNIIRRTFAFAVLFGCAILAAAQATNNSQSLATQGLLAANGKGGFKAAAFLPDGSLVLLVDQGDGLRLRKTDASATTLLASAQQGAAGDAGIAMATDATGNIYVTGTSTSGQLNGTAGVAFPSRADTSTNSFLAKFDSNLNLLFLSFLGSGRTAATAIAVTNDALFVTGVTYNTAFPVTAAGIQQTPASGSSGNGFVERFTTNGSTLVYATYLTGVGGSTSPAALAADSSDNAYVAGTTTSSGYPTLNALAPAIFGATSGFLSKLTPAGDGFLFSTFVAGGGLTSLAYDASSSTLLASGSFALGQFPIGNVSGPLVATSYQSFARLSLDGQSIVSSGVVAPGNASLITPGSNGTAWVAGALSLPFFGANATPLAPFGDSFLAHLTADGTLDKTARTGAMQADNAAYAGASTQAFAPAISGSLVALPLQLTTSLDPSLVASERFDLPFLNAPSNALPSTARDAVSSCTSGRCTATSGLLAEWNFAANAPSLTLSTDDLPNVTLRNQGSTAATGIAIAVSGYTQWNNCGATLDVAAQCSIALSGSGPGTLTVSASNATAASASLGTTTLSADPIALSSNELDFGVSTASVPTARTLTITNLTASTVTFSSGADGGSSTKYSLAESSSDCASGGSAGKHSLAANAVCHLTLTLTASSSASNDGIVSATWLVGTRDVALTGFTQAAALSLSATELDFGTQYSGANALRLPRYLFLSNSTDAALPHTSLTLPSTTAFTATDACPASLAPHSVCRITFGYNAGTAPSRDTLTVSVDGIAVLLTGTTLQPASVNGSTANPNLSVTPTTLNFATDVAVTSVSTASQTVTVKNSGSAAMALSIASSSEFPIVNGCPASLAGSASCTLSVSFAPANAGTRQGLLAIAGGSGFAPVYVSLSGTGTALLAANNGTLDLGQTYVGEPLVAWYKVQQAYSTLSATVSGTGYGIAFVNDAGSGHGSLSASSFATSASINCSNCWIGIQMLPGAAGAQAGTLSFTSSSGGNAYVVGLTATALPVQGLLLTPLTQDFGTINVGSSTPPVTFTLANLVGSAALANIQSVTTTGDFIVATNTTGGPSCSGALASTAACYINVIFAPTALGQRTGTLTVTTDQGAVTAALAGYASASAGVSVTPSSLNFDNIPGSAATQQTLTLSNTGQTSVLIGTPSSSSSAFAISTLCNSLAAGSLCTMSVTFTPQAGPTSGTLTIPVTTTANGQTLTSNLYVALNGDYAAVTAGLRILPDVSNFGAQATSTLGLTRQFTVMNFSPKALALHLTMPQQFPLSTASNCATLAPSSSCVFSASFLPNVTGEATGSIYVDGVPTDGTATLEALSYLIGYGNGSGSLQISGSTLIPTVGLSFGQLSSGQSAQQAITLTNVGSASVAIHHISSEPPFFSTTTCGATLATNASCNVSINYAPTYSSSSGTAALPQTATLTVDSDAASSPNTLNMTGTVLPTTSAGSTAVLSTYSLSQGALTFSNTTVGNISPVQTITLTNTGNMTLHLSQILTPADFQSTSTCSTVLAGASCNINVSFAPTTASTSTIRSGALQIASDSTNSLQYVTLVGTSSAAPLTLSPTVLDFGAVNVNGASTLNVIATNTAATPVVFNNVTVSGDYTTARGTCPLNGDSLAAGSNCALTVTFKPTAVGTHTGALQLATNATQQALTVSLTGIGVSGQLLASPSALSFGNILVGVTSQLTLTLTNSGQASVTGIRSAMIGSNAADFTVVSPCSVTALAPNQGCTLVVAFTPSAAIAESATLSLASSDPNTPLTIPLTGTGFAGSGSFTLTATGGLSTAAATVKTGFPAAYGLTLTPSGGYAGEVTLTCTALVAVPYAGCSLVPSRVTLNGPTAQSITANITTVTSMATRKLALTSFFTLLIASTFAVRRRRVPWLVCCVLLTALTVTNGCGGGASGNPNLRYTPAGTYQYQITASSTNGSNVSSTVTLSLTVQ